The following coding sequences are from one Lysinibacillus sp. FSL W8-0992 window:
- a CDS encoding 2-hydroxy-3-keto-5-methylthiopentenyl-1-phosphate phosphatase yields MKPIIFCDFDGTITETDNIVSLMTHFVPEQSEKIAKAMMAQTISFKEGITAMFDLLSTNQKDDIIQYLMETAVIRDGFSEFVRYAQDHNIPFYIVSGGVDFFIQPLLERFGPFSGIYCNSADFSGEQITVVYPHSCDEHCAKFPTQSCGCCKPTVMREMAQHDQFKIVIGDSISDFEAAKQADLVLAREQLIDRCKDLHIPYKPFNTFYDCLETVKELIEA; encoded by the coding sequence TTGAAACCAATTATTTTCTGCGATTTTGATGGCACTATTACAGAAACAGATAATATTGTCTCCCTAATGACGCATTTCGTTCCTGAGCAATCTGAGAAAATTGCAAAGGCAATGATGGCTCAAACAATTAGCTTTAAAGAAGGTATTACTGCTATGTTTGATCTTTTATCGACTAACCAAAAAGATGATATTATTCAATATTTGATGGAGACCGCTGTTATCCGTGATGGCTTTAGCGAATTTGTCCGCTATGCGCAGGACCACAACATTCCATTTTACATTGTTAGTGGCGGTGTAGATTTTTTCATTCAACCATTGCTTGAAAGATTCGGCCCCTTTTCAGGAATTTATTGCAATAGTGCTGACTTTTCTGGAGAGCAAATTACCGTTGTCTACCCTCATAGCTGCGATGAGCATTGTGCAAAATTTCCAACACAAAGTTGTGGTTGTTGCAAGCCAACCGTCATGCGAGAAATGGCACAGCACGATCAATTTAAAATTGTTATCGGTGACTCTATTTCCGATTTTGAAGCTGCTAAACAAGCAGATTTAGTATTAGCTAGGGAGCAATTAATTGATCGCTGTAAAGATTTACATATCCCTTATAAGCCTTTTAACACTTTTTATGACTGCTTAGAGACAGTTAAAGAATTGATAGAAGCATAA
- the thrB gene encoding homoserine kinase, with product MSKKWQITVPGSTANLGPGFDSIGLGLSLYLKLDVSLQDNWEIIHLDDNGPSEFELEQHLLYIIAKKIADQYNKPLPACRVEMASELPLARGLGSSAAVIVAGIELANQLCDLKLTIQDKLNLSSQIEGHPDNATASVLGGLTISSMDENGIVDTFHVNDINASFVVYVPDVELKTSESRSVLPKQLDRAYAVHASANANMLAASLMSRDFKRAGHYMEADLFHEPFRSTLIPQYAEIREAAKAHGAYGTALSGAGPTLISIIPTTIADDFVTTMQAKFPEHQIILTKADEHGVQVK from the coding sequence ATGAGTAAAAAGTGGCAAATCACCGTTCCTGGGAGCACAGCCAATTTAGGCCCTGGCTTTGATTCTATCGGACTCGGCTTGTCTCTTTATTTGAAATTAGATGTTTCCCTACAGGATAATTGGGAGATCATACATCTCGATGACAACGGTCCTAGTGAATTCGAGCTAGAACAACATTTACTATATATTATTGCCAAAAAAATTGCTGATCAGTATAATAAACCATTACCTGCTTGCCGTGTTGAAATGGCAAGTGAACTACCATTAGCCCGTGGTTTAGGAAGTAGCGCTGCTGTCATTGTAGCGGGTATTGAGCTAGCTAACCAATTATGCGATTTAAAGTTAACTATACAGGATAAACTAAATTTATCTTCTCAAATTGAAGGGCATCCTGATAATGCGACTGCCTCGGTACTTGGTGGCTTGACGATTTCCTCAATGGATGAAAACGGAATAGTAGATACATTCCATGTAAATGATATTAATGCTTCTTTTGTTGTGTACGTACCAGATGTTGAGCTAAAAACGAGTGAGTCTCGCTCCGTTTTACCAAAACAATTGGATCGAGCATATGCAGTACATGCCTCTGCAAACGCTAATATGCTAGCTGCATCTTTAATGTCACGAGATTTTAAACGTGCAGGACACTACATGGAAGCGGATTTGTTCCATGAACCTTTCCGTTCAACATTGATACCTCAATATGCAGAAATCCGTGAAGCTGCAAAAGCACATGGTGCATACGGTACAGCTTTAAGTGGAGCGGGTCCGACACTCATTTCCATTATTCCAACTACTATTGCTGATGACTTTGTTACTACAATGCAAGCAAAGTTCCCAGAACATCAAATCATCTTAACGAAGGCCGATGAGCATGGTGTACAAGTAAAATAA